The Thermotoga maritima MSB8 region GCAAAGACCTCTTTCGAGGCAGGGGGCAACGTGTACAAGTATCCACCGAGTCTCATCCCGTACCCGGCAACCTTTTCAAACTACGTTGGGGCATGGAAAACTGTGAAACTTGGAAATTACTATCTGAACACGATTATAATAGCGGGTTTTGGCACACTTTTGAACGTACTCTTCTCACTGATGGTGGCCTATCCTCTCGCTAGGATAGATTTCAAAGGAAAACAGCTGGTGCTCTTTCTGATTCTTCTTCCGATGATGATTCCAGTTCAGAACACCTTGATAGTCAACTACCTCACCCTCAGAAAACTCGGTCTTTTGAACACCTACACTGGAGTGATTCTCCCTCAGGCCGTTACGATCTTCGGTATCTTCATGATGAGACAGGCTTACTTGAGTATTCCAAAGAGCTTTGAAGACGCTGCAAGGATAGACGGTGCCGGAGAACTTTACATATGGTGGAAGATAATCACACCTCTGATAAAGCCGGATATTGCCACTCTCGTTGTGTTCCAGGTGATCACCTGGTGGGACAATTTCCTGTGGCCTCTCATAGTTCTGTCCGATTCCAACAAGTATCCACTTTCTGTGGCACTCGTTTATCTGAACAGCACTTTCCAGGTGAATTTCAGATACACCGCAGCTGGAATCGTTCTGGCAATACTTCCTGTTGTGCTGCTGTTCATCTTCGCTCAGAGGTACATAATAAACGCTATTGCTGGTGGTGTGAAATACTGAAGGAGGGAGGATTATGAGCAAAACACTGAAAGAGATCACAGACCAGAAAAACGAGTTGAAGAAGTTCTTTGAGAATTTTGTTCTGAATCTGGAAAAAACGGAAATCTTCAGTGAAATACAGAAGAATCTGACCGATGAAGTGCTCTTTGTGGGATGTGGGAGTTCGTACAACCTCGCTCTCACAATCTCCTATTATTTCGAGAGAGTTTTGAAGATAAGAACGAAGGCGATTCCAGCAGGTGAGGTGGCTTTCCAAAAGATTCCAGATCTCGAGGAGAGGGGACTGGCCTTTCTCTTCTCGCGAACCGGAAACACAACGGAGGTACTTCTCGCAAACGATGTTCTGAAGAAACGAAACCACAGAACGATAGGAATCACCATAGAAGAAGAATCGAGACTCGCAAAGGAAAGCGATCTTCCACTTGTGTTTCCCGTACGAGAAGAAGCGATCGTGATGACGAAGTCTTTCAGTATGATCCTGCTCTCTTTGATGTTTCTTGCGGACAAGATAGCCGGAAATTCAACGGAGAGGTTCTCAGAACTCGTTGGGTATTCGCCCGAGTTCTTCGATATCTCCTGGAAAGTGATTGAAAAGATCGATCTGAAAGAACACGATCACTTCGTGTTTCTTGGCATGTCAGAGTTTTTTGGAGTTAGCCTTGAATCGGCTTTAAAATGTATCGAGATGTCGCTCACTTTCTCGGAGGCGTATTCAACGCTTGAATACAGACACGGTCCAAAGGCTCTGGTGAAAAAAGGCACCCTCGTTTTCATGCAAAAAGTGTCGGGAATGGATGAACAGGAGAAGCGCTTGAGAAAAGAACTCGAGTCACTCGGTGCCACCGTTCTGGAAGTAGGGGAAGGTGGAGATATCCCGGTGAGCAACGATTGGAAATCCGCCTTTTTGAGAACTGTTCCCGCTCAGATTCTCGGGTACCAGAAGGCGATTTCCCGGGGTATCTCACCAGACAAGCCACCTCATTTGGAAAAGACCGTTGTTCTGTGAGGTGCATTCTATGATTGTTGAGAAAGTTCTGATCGTTGATCCCATCGATGGAGAGTTCACCGGGGACGTGGAGATAGAAGAGGGAAAGATCGTGAAAGTTGAGAAGAGAGAATGCATTCCACGGGGTGTTCTCATGCCCGGGTTTGTTGATCCGCACATCCACGGTGTGGTGGGTGCAGACACCATGAACTGCGACTTCTCTGAAATGGAAGAATTTCTCTACTCTCAGGGAGTCACCACGTTCCTTGCCACAACTGTTTCCACTTCGCTCGAAAAAATGAAAGAAATTCTGAGAAAAGCAAGAGATTACATCCTTGAAAACCCGTCAACATCGCTGCTGGGCGTTCATCTGGAGGGACCTTACATCTCGAAAGAAAAAAAGGGAGCACACTCAGAGAAACACATAAGACCACCTTCGGAGAGAGAACTGAGTGAAATCGACTCTCCGGCGAAGATGCTCACCTTCGCACCTGAGATAGAAAGCTCCGAACTTCTTTTGAGACTCGTGAAAAGAGACATCGTTCTCTCTGCGGGACACTCCATCGCAACTTTTGAGGAGTTCATGAAATTCTACAAAGAGGGTGTCAAGAGAATCACACATTTTCCGAACGGGTTGAAACCTCTTCATCACAGGGAGATAGGAATCACTGGAGCGGGGCTTTTGCTGGACGATGTGAAGCTGGAGCTCATCTGCGACGGGGTGCATCTCTCCAGAGAGATGGTGAAGCTCGTCTACAAAGTGAAAAAAGCGAACGGAATCGTTCTGGTCACAGATTCTATATCTGCGGCGGGTCTCAAAGACGGAACAACCACCCTGGGAGATCTTGTGGTTAAGGTGAAAGACGGTGTTCCAAGGCTGGAAGACGGTACGCTCGCGGGAAGCACGCTCTTTTTCTCGCAGGCCGTGAAGAACTTCAGAAAGTTCACAGGGTGTTCCATTACAGAACTTGCAAAAGTGTCCTCGTACAACAGCTGTGTTGAACTGGGACTGGATGACAGAGGAAGAATAGCCGAAGGAACGAGGGCGGATCTTGTTCTTCTCGATGAAGATTTGAACGTTGTGATGACGATCAAAGAGGGTGAGGTAGTTTTTCGATCCAGATGAATGAATTATCCCAACTCTTTCACTCTCTCCCGTGTGAGGACGGCTCTCTTTTCCCACTTGCCGGAGAGGAAGAAGAGGAGCTTCAGTGTACTTCGAAAGATGATGTCTGCGATCATTCCGATCCAGGCACCGAGAAGCCCAAGCTGGAAGTACTTCACCATCACGAAGGCGACGGGAAGCCTCGCAGTCCAGATGGAGATGAAGGTGATGATCATCGGTGGAAGGGTGTTTCCCGTCCCCCTGAGGGCACCGTTCATGGTTGAATCTATTGCGAGGAAAAACTGGAACAGCCCGATTATCTTGACGGGGAGTTTTGAGATCTCTATTATCTGTGGATCACTGGTGAAGATGCGTATCAGTGGCTCTGGAAAAAGAAAGATTATAATACCAACCGTCACCTGAAACAGAAGACTCAGGATCCATCCCTGTCGAATGACTCCAAGAACGTGTTCCTTGTTTCCCATTCCGTTGTACCTTCCAACCAGTGTGGTGATAGCGACCGAGATTCCAAACGCGGGCATGAAAGATAGAGACTCGACGTTTATACCTATTCTGTGTCCAGCGTACGCTTCAGCTCCTGCGATGAGCAGGATGTTCGCAAACATCAAAACACCTGTGGAAAAAACGAAGTTCTCTATGGCAGTTGGAAATCCAACACGGAGAATTTCTTTTTGACTGGACCACTTAGGAGGAACGAGTCCTTTTCTGAGCTGGAACTCCTCTCTTTTGAATATCACGTACGTGAGGATCCCTGCTCCCACAAATCTTGAGAGGATCGTCGCAACTGCTGCTCCTCTGACCCCCATCTCCGGGAATCCGAACTTTCCAAAGATCATGGCGTAATCGAGGAAAATGTTCAGAAAGTTCGTGAGACCAGTGACGATCATCGGGGTTCTTGTGTCACCGGCACCTCTGAGCATCGCAGAGAACACGGCCATGATGGAAAAGCCCATGGAACCGGAAAGGATGACTTTCAGATACTCCTTCGCGGATGATTCTATTTCTCCCTCCAGATTCGGAAAGATGTTTATCAGCACATCGGAGAGCGGTGTGAGGGCGGTGAGAATAACACCCGTGAATATGGCGAGAAAGACACTGTTCCAGGCAAGGGACCTCACAGCTTTTCTGTTGCCCGCTCCGATGGCGTTCGCTATCGTGACGGTGGCTCCCATACTGGCGGCGATCAGAACAACCTGAACCACCCAGAATACCTGGTTGGAGAGTCCCACACCGCTCATCGCTTTCCAGGAGTAGTGTCCCAAAAAGGCAGTGTCTGCCATTCCAAAGAGCATCTGAAGCACGTTTTCTCCCATGGCAGGAAGTGCCAATTTTATGAGTTCTTTTCTGATTTCTGGTACCTCTTCTTTCGGCAGGTAATTCTTGAAGAGTGAATATCTCATCCTCATCACCGGTTCTTATTCTACAACAAATAGTTCGTATGGTGAACCATTTGGTAAAATAATTGAACTGTTCTATAATTGAACTGTCAAAAAATGGGAGGTGAAGACATGGATGCTCTGGAGATATTCAAAACACTCTTTTCGCTGGTGATGAGGTTTTCCAGTTATCTTCCATCGAACGAAGAGATCTCTGACATGAAAACAACGGAGCTCTACGCGTTCCTCTACGTGGCTCTCTTCGGCCCAAAAAAGATGAAAGAGATAGCGGAGTTTCTTTCCACAACGAAGAGCAACGTAACGAACGTGGTGGATTCTTTGGAGAAAAGAGGCCTGGTCGTCAGAGAGATGGACCCCGTTGATAGAAGGACGTACCGGGTGGTCTTGACCGAAAAGGGAAAGGAAATCTTCGGAGAGATTCTTTCGAACTTCGAAAGTCTTTTGAAAAGTGTTCTTGAGAAATTTTCCGAGGAAGACTTCAAAGTGGTGAGCGAAGGATTCAATCGAATGGTGGAAGCTCTGTCGAGGGAGGGAAGGTAGCATGAGAAGGTACCTTTTCACCACAACATACGTGGTGCTGGTTTTTCTTTCGTTTTTTGTTGTTTTCTCCCTTGGAAAGATAGAGACCGGCCCTGAGGTGTTCCTTCCAGGTTACAATGGAGATCCCGAAAAGACTACGAACGAAAACGTGAAAAACCTCTTTCGTGTGAACAAGGAGTTCGGCGGTAGTTCTTCGATTGTGATCGTTGTCGAAAGCGATAAGAACTTCTTCGAAGACGCAAGGACTCTGTACGAACTCCACAGAGCTCTGGAGGAAAGAGAAGACATCTCGAGTGTTATGAGTCCCGTGAACCTTCCAAAGCTTTCTGGTTTCAGAATGGACTATTACTTCAAAGATGAGAAGATTTCAAAAGACGTATTGAACGACCCGAATGCGAAGAGTTTCATCACAGAAGATGGGAAGTACGCGCTTCTGAACGTGATATTCAAAGAAGGTGTCAATGCAAGGGACAAAATACCCGAGATAAAAAGGCTCGTGTCCAGCTACTTCGAGAAAAATTACCTCTTTGGTGAACCGGTGATAGACAGCACTCTTTTCAAAGAACTGGTGAAGCAGACTTTTGTTTATCCCGTTTTCATGTTTCTTGTGATCTTTCTTCTCTTCTATTATCAGTTGAGATCCTTCAGAGCGGCGATCTTTTCTTTGATAGTTCCTGTGCTGGCTACGTTTTTTGTGTTCGCTGTGTTTTTCGCTATGGGGAAGAGCCTCAACACCATGACCGTGATGACCATCACCTTCCTCCTCATCATCGGCTCTGCGTACGGGCTTCACTTCTACAACGCGCTGTTCAGGTTCAGTGATAAAAGAGAGGCGGTAAAGCACATCTTCAAACCCATACTCTTTTCGATGCTCACCACTGCAGCGGGATTCATGTCTTTCGTCTTCATCGATATAAGGGCGTTCAGAGAACTCGGAATTCTGGTTTCTTCCGGACTCGCTGTTGTGGTGCTTGTGATATTCACATCAGGTGTGGAGATCTTCAGAAACTACACTCCAAAGAGAACTCCAAGGAGCTTTGGAATGAAGTACGTGGGAAGAAAGATCGCTTTGATCGTTCTCGTTGTTTTCCTGGTGATGGCGGCTCTTTCACCGTTTCTGCTCAAAAGAGTACAGGTGGGTTCAGATATGGTGTCCTATTTTGAGAGGGATTCCGAACTCAGAAAGGCTTACGACCTCATCGTGAAAAAGTTCAACACGAGAGAGCCGATCTATCTGGTGCTGGAAAAAAATGTTCCGTTCGTTGGAACAGATTCCAAAATTTTGAAAGAGCTGATCGAAAAGATAGAAAAGAGCGAGTACGTCTCCAGTGTGGTGTTTCCTGTGGACATTCCCGTTCCGATAATGTACACGCTCTCCAGAACGAACCCGTTTCTCAAAACTTTCGTTGGAGACAGAAACAGGATAAGGTTGATCGTCAACCTCACTCCGGAAGGATACGAGCATGTGAAGAAAGTGGTAGATCTGATCAACGAAGTAGTCAGCGAAACGGGATGGTCACACTACGTGGCGGGATCCGTTCTGATCTGGAACGATATCAACGAAAGCATCATGAGATCACAGATACAGAGTATCGTTCTCGCGTCCATTCTGATCTTTGCCATGGTCTTCATCATATTCCGAAGACCGCTCACTACACTGAGTGTGATGATACCAATCGCTTTCACAACGGTGTTCAACTTCCTGTTCATGGCCCTCTTTGGCATCAGTCTGGATGTTTCCACGTCGATCACTTCCGGTATCCTCATGGGTCTTGTGATAGACTATTCCATTCACATTGCTTCAGAAGAGAGGAGACTGAGAGATCCGTACCTTGTGGTCAAGAACGTGGGACCATCTGTTCTCACAAACGCGCTGGGTTTGATCTCGGGATTCGCTGTTCTTCTCTTCTCTGAACTCGCACTCTTTAAAAACATATCTCTGCTTATGATGCTCGGAATAGGTGTTGGGGCCATTTTCACGCTGATCGTTCAGCCGATGATACTGGAAAAGAGGGAAAACTCTTGACGCTTGCGGAAGAAGATGTTAAACTATCTGGACGGAGAGGAGTGCCGAGGTGGCGGAACTGGCAGACGCGCATGACTCAGGATCATGTGGGGGTTTCCCCGTGCGGGTTCAAGTCCCGCCCTCGGCACCAGCAGAAAGCGGAGGTCTTTCCTCCGCTTTTTTTTGGAGGAAAACGGGGTGAAAGAGATCGAGCTTTTCGGAACGAAAGTTCTATCGGGGACAAGGCGGGAATTCCTGAACGCGATCGAAGAGAGAATAGAGAAAAACATCAAAACCTTCGTTGTCACCATGAACGCTTCGATTCTTTTGAAAGCCATAGAAGATGCAGGATACAGAGCAATCGTGAACTCCGCAGACCTTGTAGTACCTGATGGTTTCGGCGTTGTCTGGGCTATGAAAACCCTCACAGGGGAGACGACTGAAAGGCTGCCTGGAGTAGAGATCATGAAACACCTCTGTGAAAGATCGAAAGAAAAAGGCTGGAAGGTGTATCTTCTCGGAACGAAAAGGGAAATTGTTGAGAAGGCAAAACAAGTACTGGAGAGATCGGGTGTGAGAGTTGTGGGCTGTCACGACGGTTTCTTCTCCGAAAAAGAATCACCGAAAATCGTTGAAGACGTAAACAGAAGTTCAACCGATCTTCTCTTTGTCGGGATGGGTGTTCCACGTCAGGAGGAGTGGATATATAGGAACTTTCCACAGCTGAACGTGAAGCTCGCCATGGGTGTTGGAGGATCCATAGACGTCGTATCGGGCAAAAAGAAACGCGCACCGGAATGGGTTCAGAGGATGAACCTGGAGTGGCTTTACAGGTTTTTCCAGTCTCCTTTGAGTAAAAGAAAGGTACCGGTGCAGGTTTCAAAGTTCGTCTTTTTCGTTTTGAGAGAAAAATTGAAAAACAGAAACTGAAGGCTCTTTGATTCAAAGAGCCTTTATTTTTAAATGTCAGGAGGTGTTCCCATGGAGTTCGAAGGAGCGGTTACCAAGGTCAGTGGATGGAGATGGTTCCTGCTGGCACTTCAGCACTTCGTTGCCATGTTCGGTGCCACCGTTCTGGTCCCTCTCATCACGGGGCTCGATCCTCTTGTAGCGCTTCTCACCGCGGGAATCGGCACGCTCATCTTCCATTTTGTAACAGGCGGGATTGTACCAGTCTTTCTTGGGTCGAGCTTTGCCTTCATCGCTCCGATTCTGGCAGTGAAAGAGATCTATGGAGATCTCGCCTACGCGACGGGCGGAATATTCGTGGCGGGTCTGTTCTATGTTTTGTACGCTTTGATAGTGAAGGCAGTTGGTCCGGAAAAGGTGAAAAAGATTCTCCCTCCCGTTGTCACCGGAAGTATGATCATGGTGATAGGGCTCACGCTCAGCCCCGTTGCCATCCAGATGGCATCGAGTGATTGGCCGCTTGCCCTCATCGTCATAGCCACTGTCGTTTTCGTTTCAACCATGACGAGAGGCTTCTTCAGCATGGTTCCAGTGATCACAGGAGTCGTTGTTGGATACGTAGCAGGACTCTTCATGGGAAAGATCGATACCAGTGTGATAGTGAGCACACCTCTCTTCAGTGTACCAAAAGTAATGCTTCCGAAGTTCGACTACGGAGCGATATTCATGATCGTCCCGGTGACCCTCGCTACCTTCATGGAACATCTTGGAGATATCACCACCAACGGGGCGGTTGTCGGTAAGAATTTCTTCGACAAGCCCGGTCTTCACAGAACACTCCTCGGTGATGGACTCGCAACAGCTGTGGCCGGTCTTCTTGGAGGTCCTGCGAACACCACTTACAGTGAAAACACGGGAGTGCTGGCCCTCACGAGGGTGTACGATCCTTCCGTTCTCAGAGGAGCAGCCCTTGTGGCCATATTCGCCGCCTTCGTGTCGAAGTTCGGGGCTATCCTCCAGACGATTCCTCAGGCGGTGATGGGAGGAGTGAGTCTCATCCTCTTCGGTATGATCACCTCCGTCGGTGTAAGGACCATGGTGAATGCAGAGGTGGATTTCTCCAAACCAAGAAACCTCATGATCACCGCTTTGATGCTCACTGTTGGTATCGGTGGAGCGGTTTTGAAGGTAGGAAGAGTGGAGCTGAAAGGAATAGGGCTTGCCGCCCTCGTCGGTATCTTCCTGAATCTGATCCTTCCAGATAGAGATTGAGCCATCATGATACAATCGAAATGAGGAGGTGGTAATCGATGGAGAACTTCGTCTTCCACAATCCCACGAAGATCGTCTTTGGAAGAGGAACGATTCCAAAAATAGGAGAAGAGATAAAGAACGCGGGAATCAGAAAGGTGCTGTTCCTATACGGTGGTGGATCGATAAAGAAAAATGGCGTTTATGATCAGGTTGTCGATTCACTGAAAAAGCACGGAATAGAGTGGGTAGAAGTATCTGGTGTCAAGCCGAATCCAGTCCTTTCCAAGGTCCACGAAGCCGTCGAGGTGGCGAAAAAAGAAAAGGTGGAGGCTGTTCTTGGT contains the following coding sequences:
- a CDS encoding MarR family winged helix-turn-helix transcriptional regulator — encoded protein: MDALEIFKTLFSLVMRFSSYLPSNEEISDMKTTELYAFLYVALFGPKKMKEIAEFLSTTKSNVTNVVDSLEKRGLVVREMDPVDRRTYRVVLTEKGKEIFGEILSNFESLLKSVLEKFSEEDFKVVSEGFNRMVEALSREGR
- a CDS encoding uracil-xanthine permease family protein; protein product: MEFEGAVTKVSGWRWFLLALQHFVAMFGATVLVPLITGLDPLVALLTAGIGTLIFHFVTGGIVPVFLGSSFAFIAPILAVKEIYGDLAYATGGIFVAGLFYVLYALIVKAVGPEKVKKILPPVVTGSMIMVIGLTLSPVAIQMASSDWPLALIVIATVVFVSTMTRGFFSMVPVITGVVVGYVAGLFMGKIDTSVIVSTPLFSVPKVMLPKFDYGAIFMIVPVTLATFMEHLGDITTNGAVVGKNFFDKPGLHRTLLGDGLATAVAGLLGGPANTTYSENTGVLALTRVYDPSVLRGAALVAIFAAFVSKFGAILQTIPQAVMGGVSLILFGMITSVGVRTMVNAEVDFSKPRNLMITALMLTVGIGGAVLKVGRVELKGIGLAALVGIFLNLILPDRD
- the nagA gene encoding N-acetylglucosamine-6-phosphate deacetylase, giving the protein MIVEKVLIVDPIDGEFTGDVEIEEGKIVKVEKRECIPRGVLMPGFVDPHIHGVVGADTMNCDFSEMEEFLYSQGVTTFLATTVSTSLEKMKEILRKARDYILENPSTSLLGVHLEGPYISKEKKGAHSEKHIRPPSERELSEIDSPAKMLTFAPEIESSELLLRLVKRDIVLSAGHSIATFEEFMKFYKEGVKRITHFPNGLKPLHHREIGITGAGLLLDDVKLELICDGVHLSREMVKLVYKVKKANGIVLVTDSISAAGLKDGTTTLGDLVVKVKDGVPRLEDGTLAGSTLFFSQAVKNFRKFTGCSITELAKVSSYNSCVELGLDDRGRIAEGTRADLVLLDEDLNVVMTIKEGEVVFRSR
- a CDS encoding WecB/TagA/CpsF family glycosyltransferase yields the protein MKEIELFGTKVLSGTRREFLNAIEERIEKNIKTFVVTMNASILLKAIEDAGYRAIVNSADLVVPDGFGVVWAMKTLTGETTERLPGVEIMKHLCERSKEKGWKVYLLGTKREIVEKAKQVLERSGVRVVGCHDGFFSEKESPKIVEDVNRSSTDLLFVGMGVPRQEEWIYRNFPQLNVKLAMGVGGSIDVVSGKKKRAPEWVQRMNLEWLYRFFQSPLSKRKVPVQVSKFVFFVLREKLKNRN
- a CDS encoding carbohydrate ABC transporter permease — encoded protein: MPKIRKVLTYVVLVLFSLLSVWPFYWIAKTSFEAGGNVYKYPPSLIPYPATFSNYVGAWKTVKLGNYYLNTIIIAGFGTLLNVLFSLMVAYPLARIDFKGKQLVLFLILLPMMIPVQNTLIVNYLTLRKLGLLNTYTGVILPQAVTIFGIFMMRQAYLSIPKSFEDAARIDGAGELYIWWKIITPLIKPDIATLVVFQVITWWDNFLWPLIVLSDSNKYPLSVALVYLNSTFQVNFRYTAAGIVLAILPVVLLFIFAQRYIINAIAGGVKY
- a CDS encoding MATE family efflux transporter, whose amino-acid sequence is MRYSLFKNYLPKEEVPEIRKELIKLALPAMGENVLQMLFGMADTAFLGHYSWKAMSGVGLSNQVFWVVQVVLIAASMGATVTIANAIGAGNRKAVRSLAWNSVFLAIFTGVILTALTPLSDVLINIFPNLEGEIESSAKEYLKVILSGSMGFSIMAVFSAMLRGAGDTRTPMIVTGLTNFLNIFLDYAMIFGKFGFPEMGVRGAAVATILSRFVGAGILTYVIFKREEFQLRKGLVPPKWSSQKEILRVGFPTAIENFVFSTGVLMFANILLIAGAEAYAGHRIGINVESLSFMPAFGISVAITTLVGRYNGMGNKEHVLGVIRQGWILSLLFQVTVGIIIFLFPEPLIRIFTSDPQIIEISKLPVKIIGLFQFFLAIDSTMNGALRGTGNTLPPMIITFISIWTARLPVAFVMVKYFQLGLLGAWIGMIADIIFRSTLKLLFFLSGKWEKRAVLTRERVKELG
- a CDS encoding SIS domain-containing protein → MSKTLKEITDQKNELKKFFENFVLNLEKTEIFSEIQKNLTDEVLFVGCGSSYNLALTISYYFERVLKIRTKAIPAGEVAFQKIPDLEERGLAFLFSRTGNTTEVLLANDVLKKRNHRTIGITIEEESRLAKESDLPLVFPVREEAIVMTKSFSMILLSLMFLADKIAGNSTERFSELVGYSPEFFDISWKVIEKIDLKEHDHFVFLGMSEFFGVSLESALKCIEMSLTFSEAYSTLEYRHGPKALVKKGTLVFMQKVSGMDEQEKRLRKELESLGATVLEVGEGGDIPVSNDWKSAFLRTVPAQILGYQKAISRGISPDKPPHLEKTVVL
- a CDS encoding efflux RND transporter permease subunit, which gives rise to MRRYLFTTTYVVLVFLSFFVVFSLGKIETGPEVFLPGYNGDPEKTTNENVKNLFRVNKEFGGSSSIVIVVESDKNFFEDARTLYELHRALEEREDISSVMSPVNLPKLSGFRMDYYFKDEKISKDVLNDPNAKSFITEDGKYALLNVIFKEGVNARDKIPEIKRLVSSYFEKNYLFGEPVIDSTLFKELVKQTFVYPVFMFLVIFLLFYYQLRSFRAAIFSLIVPVLATFFVFAVFFAMGKSLNTMTVMTITFLLIIGSAYGLHFYNALFRFSDKREAVKHIFKPILFSMLTTAAGFMSFVFIDIRAFRELGILVSSGLAVVVLVIFTSGVEIFRNYTPKRTPRSFGMKYVGRKIALIVLVVFLVMAALSPFLLKRVQVGSDMVSYFERDSELRKAYDLIVKKFNTREPIYLVLEKNVPFVGTDSKILKELIEKIEKSEYVSSVVFPVDIPVPIMYTLSRTNPFLKTFVGDRNRIRLIVNLTPEGYEHVKKVVDLINEVVSETGWSHYVAGSVLIWNDINESIMRSQIQSIVLASILIFAMVFIIFRRPLTTLSVMIPIAFTTVFNFLFMALFGISLDVSTSITSGILMGLVIDYSIHIASEERRLRDPYLVVKNVGPSVLTNALGLISGFAVLLFSELALFKNISLLMMLGIGVGAIFTLIVQPMILEKRENS